The genome window agaggaccacTGCCTTTAAAATGAGTCTCTTTCAAGAAAGGAGAGGAGTTCAGCCTCTAAAATGAGTCCTGCCATGGATTAGGACCCCTTCCATGGAGCTAAGAGGTGAAAACAGTCTGTGCTGTATGTTTGAGTATCTGTGTGCAGATATGACTTCAGATCTGAAATCCTGCAAGGACCTCAATACAATTCCATAATTTTCAGACTGTTTGAATTAAAGCTGGAATGTTTTTCTGTGTTGTCCTGAAGCCCAATCCACAAGCAGAGACCAGCTGtatgtccatgaagagtgaccagtctatgaTGCTGCCAATAGAATACAGACAGAAAGCGTTTCCTACAAAACAAGGGTAAATTCCCATGCATATCTTTTTTTGTTGGGGAGGGTGACATTTTATTATACTTTTTACTAGTTTGCGGTCTATCAAAAAGCCAGTGAAGTTTAGGGATGGAGAACATTATGTCACGAGCTGGCTCaagaaagcaggagaggtagagtcaggcgcaggagacagagaattcttgaccacacttctttattccaGAAAGTAGATATGGTCGCCAAaaaatagggacgcagcccttaaatacttctgcggtggtgaacacaaagaaaccaaccacaggcagaggaaaaccagcacacgTTCCTCAAGCACACAAACCGGACAAGAaacataatcacgcacaaacacagacatcctacgctaaactaaataaccccccctactaataactaacccaaaacaggtgcgtgcctacctagacctaaccaacagaaagtgaaacaaaaaaggatcgatggcagctagtaggccggcgacgatgaccgccgagctccgcccggccgaggaggggcgccaccatccgtcggtgtcgtgacacatTACCTCTACATAATAGCATGAAATGTAACAAAGTTATTACAATTGAAATGACGCATAGAAATCATAGAACACTGTCAGAGGAAAAATACACTATTGCTAAATCTAAAAGTGAGGGACTTGACATCACATTTAACAAAAAGGCATGATATTCTTTGTTTCGTGGATTAACTAATGTTCGTGTTATGTTTTTGACAAGGCCCAGCATGAGAGATCGGACTCACCTGTACCTAGTTGTGTGTCCATGAAGACTGCCTATAGAATTCAGACAGAAAGCCTTTCCTACAAAACAAGGGTACCTTCTCATGCATATATTTTTGGTGGGGGTGCTGAAAATGTTTTGTCCCTGCGCTGCTGATGGCTATTTTGGTCTATTTTGGGTGACATTTTATTCGACTTTACAAATGTTTCTCTCTACAATACTCTACggcagagtttgggaaacccatCTCTATGGGACAAAGTTCTTAAAGTACCTGCCCAGTATAAAactcacttttaaaagttcatattcatgtaactcatacccaaataatgttgttggatcgtatttgtggccaaagcatgaaTTTGAGAAACTTGTAAATAGACTGTTTCAACTATTTGAAGATGTAATACTCCTGAGGAGGATGAGATGGCTAATCAGCGGTCTAGTCGCATGAATATTTTTAAGGACtggtatacgcccacaccattctgttgttgggttatgcccacaccattccaacacagaaaagctgatCTTTAATATACTTAattgaaatgttctgcattgttGCGAACCTTGTTCAATttaactgttagtctacacctgttgtttacgaagcatgtgacgaatacaattgTATTTAATTGTTTTGTAAGGAAAACAATTTCAATCATATTGAATGTAAtgaattataggtcatatttcatagaaatctggaaacactggccAGTTACTTTAAATTGAACAAGGTTATCACATTTGAAGTGGTACATAGAAATCAAAACACTATCAAATGGAAAATACACTATTACACACATGAGAAACTGTTGAGTGACAAAAACccatcagcgttgcagttcttgacacaaactggtgcgcctgacacctactTACATACCTCggtcaaaggcacttcaatattttgtctttgtAAGGATCGACGCTGGTAGACGAGAAGCAAATACAGGGAGTGAACTTTTAATAGGCAAcggacatggaacaggacaggacagcgtctggacatgaaCACATAACGACATTActgctgacacagggaacaaacgggggatcagacagatatagggaagataatcaacaaagtgaaggagtccaggaGAGACCAGTGAGTGCCAATGCGCATAATGATGGTGATAGGTGTGCGTAAAGAAgagcagcctggcgccctcgagcgccagagagggagagcgggagcaggcgtgacagtcttgcccattcaccgtctgaatggcagacatacacaatccatgtctcaattgtctcaagtcttAAACATCCTTTGTTaagctgtctcctccccttcatcaactGAACTTTATAGCATACCATAGAAGGGGGTTTTACTCCCATTCAATCCTGGCACAGGCGCACCACAAGAACATATACAGTAGCAATGAAATTAAAGTGACTATCACCtcactgtttatttttttttggggggggggcactccACCCTTCTTCAGAGGACTTTGTTTTAACAGCTTTTTCTTTTGTTGTTACATgtacacacattttacatacatcaCTGTTATTTGAAGAATTtgaaatataaattatattttgatttgtttaacacttttttggtaactacatgattccatatgtgctatttcatagtgttgatgtcttcactgttattctacaatgtagaaaatagtaaaaaattaagaaaaacccttgaatgagtaggtgtgtccaaacttttgactggtactgtatatattatgcataggttgatgagggaaaaaatgtatttagtcaatttgagaataaggctgtaatgtaacaaaatgtgggaaaagtgaatgggtctgaatactttccgaatgcactgtactgtatatatgggcGAGCTGAATATATATAGATTTAATATAGATTTTTTACCAATATAATGTATTTTAATCATCTCATAAGGATTCAGACTAACAGCCATTATTATCAAAGCCATTTTGAGTCAATGACTCAACAATTTCCTACATAGACATAAATGATAATAAACCTTATAATAGGATATCATAAAGGCTTGTACAGTACATGCATATAAGAAGTAATGAAGCATTATACCTAGAGACTTGAAGCAAATGTGTTACTGATTTTTCTATAACTTTTGTTTTCTCCATCGGATGCCTGTAAGCTCACAATGGATCCAAACAGAACGCTGTCTCTGTCTGAGGGAAACAGAAAGTTGACACGAGGAAGCTATCagccatacagtgcattcagaaagtattcagcccccttccctttttcacattttgttacgttacaaccttatttaaaatgtattaaattatttttATCCTCattaatcaacacacaataccccataatgacaaagcaaaaacaggtttttagacatttttgcaaatttgttaaaaataaaaaaccttatttaccttatttacataagtattcagaccctttgctatgagactagaaattgagctcaggtgcatcctgtttccattgatcaaccttgagatgtttatacaacttcgttggagtccacctgtggtaaattcaattgattggacatgatttggaaaggcacacacctgtctatataaggtcctacagttgacagtgcatgtcagagcaaaacccaagctatgaggttgaaggaattgtcagtaaagctccgagataggattgtgtcgaggcacagatctggggaagggtaccaaagcatgtctgcagcatcgaaggtccccaagaacatagtggcctccatcattcttaaatggaagaagactgGAACCACCAAggttcttcctagagctggcctcccggccaaactgagtaattgtggaagaagggccttggtcagggaggtgacgaagaacccaattgtcactctgacagagctccacagttcctctgtgaagatgggagcaccttccaaaaggacaaccattctctgtagcactccaccaatcagaccttcatggtagattggccagatggaagccactcctcaataaaaggcacatgacagcccgcatggagtttgccaaaaggcacctaaaggactgagaaacaagattctcctgtctgatgaaaccaagattgaactctttggcctgaatgccaagtgtcatgtctggaggaaacctggcaccatccctacggtgaagcatagtggtggcagcatcatgctgtggggatatttttcagcggcagagacagggagactagtcaggatcgagggaaagatgaacggagcaaagtacagagatacccttgatgaaaacctgctccagatcgctcaggacctaagactgggccgaatgttcaccttccaacaggacaatgaccgtaagcacacagccaagacaatgcaggagtggcttcgggacaagtctctgaatgtgcttgaACCCgaatgaacatctctggagagacctaaaatagctgtgcagcaacgctccccatccaacccgacagagcttgagaggatccaagagaagaatgagagaaactctgcaaatactggtgtgccaagcttgtagcatcataccccaaaataattgaggctgtaatcgctgccaaaggtaacttcaacaaagtaatgagtaaagggtgtgaatacttatgtaaatgtgtcgtttttaatatacatttgcaaaaatgtctaaaaacgtgtttttaatttgtaatttttagggtattgtgtgtagattgatgagggggtaaaaaacaatttaatcaattttagaataaggctgtaatgtaacaaaatgtgataaAGGTCAAggtgtctgagtactttccgaatgcactgtatccagATCACCCAGAGAAATATGAGGTCTGGCCACAGATGCTGTGTAGAGAAGGGCTGACTGGGTGCTGTTACTGGGACTCTTTTAGGGGTGGCATAAAGGAAATAGCGGGAACAGGAGAGGTTAACTGAATGCTTAGAAATTATGATAAGTCCTGGATTCTGCAATGCTCTAAGTACAGATACTCTGCCTGCCGCAACTGTAAACAGACTACCATACACTCCTATTCTGTTGGAGGGGGCaggtatctggactggccagttGACACTCTGCCCTTCTACACCATCTCCTCTGATACACTAACCCAACTGTACACATTCTACTCCACTTTCACTAAGCCTCTCTACCCAGTGTTTCAGGTTGACAATTCATTGACTCTTTGCTGTAATTGAATTAAAAGAAACTCAAACATAAGTGTGACAATGTGGTTTTCCTGCAAAATCAATTCTACAGGCAGTTGGGTGAGTGGCGGTGTGTTTTACCCTGTTCTGTTGGCTGTCCAGATGTTCTCGCTCCTCTGTCTCACTTTATCCACTAGAGATCAGTGTATACTGTGAAATTGATAAACTTTTGAAAAGGATAATGGCGCAAACTACTTACCTGTAAATGTTTATAATTATTGGCCATGTGGTCACAACGGTGATAAGTGTAGTTTAATGCTCGTCACTGCAAGCATTTTCTGATAAACTGACTGCTTAGAATGACCTACCAAGATGTGTGCATATGTAACACCGATTTCCACCCCACTGTGAATCCTCCTCTATTCTGACATTTTCACCATCTTTTATGGCAGTGTTATGTTTTGCTATTGCATGACAGGTGGTTTTACTCTCATACGTCACTtaagggctcgattcaatccggATCGAGGAAGATCTGTGGTATAGCACGATTTAAATTTAAAAAGGTAACctatttccgattgagccgacatatacagtgtttaccatgaatgcagtctccattaatgcgggaacattgcctttaaattttcaTCCTGCTATACCCCGGATCTTCTGCAATACAGATTGAATCAAGCCCTAATTTAGAGGTGCGCCGCCTTCAAATCAAATGTGCCTAATGTTGAGATACAAAAATAAGGACAATGCATTGCCCATGGACACTGAAGTCAAATGAACAGCTCAATAACAGCTTTCAAGAATTCCTTGTTGAAAATGCTTTTTATTATAATTGAATTACGAAATTAACAAACATTGCGATACATATTGCTGTTTTTTGTTTTGAATAATTTTAAACAATTAAAGCATTTGGAAAAATAAGAAATAGATGTCAAAAACAGAAGACATACAGCAGatgacatgtacagtagaatatctAAAGTTGATGGCTTTCCTACGTGTTTTTAGGGGGTTCAAAAGACTTGAACAGACAAACTCTGACAATTACATTTTGGTATCTTTTTTTCTTGGTCTGCAATTTATCCCAATGCATGATAGGAGTTGTTGTCCAAATGCTATCATGTGATACTATAACCATCCAAACAAAGATCAATAAGTGATGTGACTAGTCCACAACAACAGCAATGCTTTTAATGTCTTATTTGCTGCACCCAGCACAACAAAAAATTTTCAGTCCGTCTTCTGTCCTGTGATCACCACAAAGGTCATTACCCCACTGACCATGTAAGGAATGTTTGAAGTAAACAATACGTCTGAAATATTGCAATTCTATCCATTTCAGTGCTTGGTATCCTTAACCCTCTGtcccataaaacacacacacaaaaaaagtgtTCTTTTACCATTATCCTCAAGACATTCCTCTTCCACCTCAGGCCAGCTGAAAAGAGAAATCTCATTTTTCCCATCAGTCAAAATGAATTGGAAAGTGCATTGTTTTTGCTATGGGTCTGATATGGCCACACAATGGCCAGTGAACAGGTTTCAATGTGCTTGTTGATATATAGGGTCACCTGCCCACATATTGGTGTTGCCCCTTATAAGAACATTAATAATGATGAAATTACAAAATGAAGTAGCCagtgttattactactaccaccatgttTTCACACCACAGTAGCATCTGAAAAGTTCAACCAGACCCCTCCTTTAGTACAAATGATATACAGATGTATTTTTTTGGTTTCAAAACCTACCCTATTGCAAGGGAATATTGAGATCACTTGGCAATATCCAATCCCCTTTTCTGACAAAGCCAGAGTTTGTGTTACAGGCAAGAGTAAAAAAAGAATGCTGATAGAAAACAAATGGATAACTTTCAATCAAGCTCTAGTGTGTCTGGTTGAACTCTCCTTCAGTAGTGGGGGTATAAGGAGTTGCTCACAACCTCATTGGTCAAACTGTCTTGGTGAATGACATCATTTTAGAAGGAGAAGGGAACACTGTTTGAATTTCTCCTCAGATATCACTCCAGCACTTAAACCCCGATGCCGCCCGTGCTgctccttaaaaaaaaaaaaattattcaacCACCACACAGAAGAGAAATCCCTCACATCAATCGCACAAACTTGTAATAAATGCATAATATAGTTCAGGTACGTTACTGAGGAAAACACATCAATACGATGGCCATCAATACTATGATCAATGTTTTAAGAGTAGACTGGTGACGAACTAGGCATTGAGTAAAAATTGGCTCTTTTCCTTTGAGACACTGAGGCTTTGTGGCTCACCCAGtgaaccattttgctgttctaCAGGCAGATCAGAAGACAACATCAGAACGCAAGGACACACATTTAGAAAATATTAGCACACGCCATAAATACAAGTAGATATGGAAATAAAGTCAGATGTTTATAAAACACTCTGTAGTCTCCCAATATAGTTTCTGTGTGAGGGAGGAGacaaaaatcaagaaaaagaCATCTGCTTTTGAAATCTCTACGTTGTCTCTGTATCCCTCCTTCAAACAGGAGGGATGTCAGAGGAAATGCTGATTTCTGTCTCTCatttagtgatttattgataAATTGATCATAGGAGAGTGCAACTGTCACCAGATGGCTTTACTTAATGTTGATCTAAAAATATGTCTTGCTTTCCAGTTTCCGCCTCATAAATGGCTTTTCTGGCATTTCTCACCTCCATGTCATCTGTTTATTGTTCAACAAGCAAATTGATGTGCTGGAGTTGAAATGAAGGGACGACACTGGCTGGTACAGGTGCACACATTTgggtattacattttttttttttaatcacactGAAGCGTATGAGAAAAACAAGCGGCTTAGCCCTTGAGGGTTCCTGGTGTCAAGAACACAGCTCACGGTTGGCTTGGTCCAGGTTTGAATGTGCTTTTTGTCTGCCAAGTCGGTAGGGGGCGCTGCTCAGCCTCCCCCAGAACCTCATCTTAACTGTCCCTGCTcagagggccaggagggtggGGGAGTTGAGGGAGTCCGAAGACTGAtccccgctgctgctgctgcgcaggTGAGCCTTCGAGCAGGACTCAGAGGATGGCGAGGGGCTCTCTGGCTCCAGCATGCTGGGGTAGGTGAATATGAGGCTGGGGGCGCTGGGTGTGGATGCTGGGGTGGAGGCTGCCACCACCGGGGTGTTGAGGCTGTCACTATCGCAGAAGATCCCACTAACTCCCCCAAGGCAGATAGGCTTAATGACAGAGCGCTGGGACTTGCCGTCCACGTCGTCTTCTTGTGGTTCTTGCTTTACCACAACGGGGTTGATGGGGCCTCGGGGACCCAGATTGTTGCGCATGGTCAGGGGGAGAGGGGCACACTGCTGCTGGTGGTGGCTCCTCTGGTGGCGATCATTCGGGGGCAGCTTGCACATGGGGTTGTGGGCCACCAGCATGAACTCCAAATTGTCCTTCTCCTTCTGCAGtgtctctatctctttctgtAGATCAGCCTtctcttcctccagctcctcagtCTCCTGGAAACCACAACACCAAAAAACAGCTGATAAGGACACATTTTATCTTCAGTATCCGAAGGGTTCACATTCAGCTCAATTACAATTCTGGTGTATGGAGTAGACAGCAAAGCCCCAACCACTGTTTAAGGTACACATTGGTAAGTTTCTGCATCACCTAATGCTACCACAAGAGTGCGGTGTTTCCCAAAAAGAACCCAATGCACATTATATTtcagtgtacagtgccttcagaaagtattcataacccttgacgTATTCCACATTGTTGTTtcacagtctgaattcaaaatggattacacgcaataccccatagtgacaaagtgaaaacatgtttagaatttttagcaaatttattgaaaatgaaatacagaaatctcatttacataggtattcacacccgagtcaatacttaCAGCGGTGAGTCTTTACGGGCAATTccagagctttccacaccttgattgtgcaacatttgcccattattcttttcaaatgtatcattgttagacaaccatgttcaggtcttgccatagattttcaagtagatttaagtcaaaactgtaactcggacactcaggaacattcactgtcttcttggtaagcaactcccgtgtagatttagccttgtgttttaggttattatcctgctgaaag of Salmo salar chromosome ssa01, Ssal_v3.1, whole genome shotgun sequence contains these proteins:
- the LOC106602906 gene encoding fos-related antigen 2 isoform X2 yields the protein MPGSSSAFIPTINAITTSQDLQWMVQPTVITSMSNPYSRSHPYSHHLSNSPGLLGHTTLARPGVIRSVGDTRVRRRRDEQLTPEEEEKRRVRRERNKLAAAKCRNRRRELTEMLQGETEELEEEKADLQKEIETLQKEKDNLEFMLVAHNPMCKLPPNDRHQRSHHQQQCAPLPLTMRNNLGPRGPINPVVVKQEPQEDDVDGKSQRSVIKPICLGGVSGIFCDSDSLNTPVVAASTPASTPSAPSLIFTYPSMLEPESPSPSSESCSKAHLRSSSSGDQSSDSLNSPTLLAL
- the LOC106602906 gene encoding fos-related antigen 2 isoform X1, producing MYQDYSVNYDTSSRGSSTSPAQPESFTSGSSTIGSPISTSSYQKYRADMPGSSSAFIPTINAITTSQDLQWMVQPTVITSMSNPYSRSHPYSHHLSNSPGLLGHTTLARPGVIRSVGDTRVRRRRDEQLTPEEEEKRRVRRERNKLAAAKCRNRRRELTEMLQGETEELEEEKADLQKEIETLQKEKDNLEFMLVAHNPMCKLPPNDRHQRSHHQQQCAPLPLTMRNNLGPRGPINPVVVKQEPQEDDVDGKSQRSVIKPICLGGVSGIFCDSDSLNTPVVAASTPASTPSAPSLIFTYPSMLEPESPSPSSESCSKAHLRSSSSGDQSSDSLNSPTLLAL